The Anaerolineae bacterium nucleotide sequence AAGTCGAGGAACCCGTCGTTGTCGTAGTCGGCCCACAAGGCACCCCAGGCCTGGCCCTGGGTAGTCCCTTCCACCCCGGCGCTAGCGGCCACGTTGGTGAAGGTTCCGTCACCGTTGTTGCGGTACAGGAGGTTGGGCTCGTCGCCCTCCATGGGGCCCAGCACCTGCACGTAAAGGTCAAGGAAGCCGTCGTTGTCGTAGTCGCCCCAGGTGGGGCTGTAGCAGCCTCGCCCGTCGCCCAGCCCGGCCTGGGAAGTGACGTCCTCGAAGATGCCGTCCCCCAGGTTGCGGAAGAGCTGATCGGGCATGTACTCCGGAGTCACGGGCTCGAAGCCCACTTCCGTGACCCCGACAATGCCTCCGGGAGCGGTGATGATGCCCTGGCACGCCTCGGGCGCCTCCCCCTCGAGGGCGCTACAACGCACGTGCCACAGACCTGGCTCCGATTGCCAGATGAAGTAGCCGCGGACCTCTCCGGCCACGTACTGCGGCGGCCCCGAGGTCTCCGCCCCGCTCAGAGTGAAGGTGGTGGAGGCGGGTTGATACCCCTCCGACCCGATGTAGACGTACGCCGGGTTCCTCACCGTGATGCCGCCGATCCGGTTCTGCAGCTCGAAGGACAGGTCGGTTCCGGCCACGGTCAAGATGTCCATCCCATCCTCTACGTCGGCCTCCTCCAGCCGCATCACGAAGAGCACCTGGCTCGGCGTCCACTCCTGATAGTCCCGGAGTGGCACCTGGCCGGCCCGAGCGACATACAGGTCCATCAGACCGTCGTTGTCATAGTCACCCCAGGCAGCGCTGGTGGCTCCGGTGGTGCGCACTCCCGCCTGTGCCGGTGCCTCGGTGAAGGTGCCATCCCCGTTGTTCCGATACAGCCTGGTGGAGTAGCCAGTCACGAACATGTCCTGGTCGCCGTCCCCGTCGTAGTCCGCCACCGCCACGTTCGACATGGCCCCGAGGAATGGATCCAGACCCAACTGATCGGTGATGTTGGTGAAGCTGCCGTCTCCCTCGTTGCGAAAGAAGGCGTTCGGGGCCTCGTCAAGCTTGGCGCCGGTGAAGAACAGGTCCAGGTCGCCGTCGCTATCGAAGTCCAGCCAGGCAGTGCCCCGTCCCCGGCCGCGGGGATAGTCCACCCCGGCCGCGGGCGCCACGTCCACGAACTGCCCGCCACCGTCGTTGCGATACAACTGCGACGGGCCCTCGCCCCCGCCCCCTCGCCCACCCACGGAGACCCAGAGGTCCAGGTCGCCGTCGTTGTCGAAGTCGATCCAGGCGGCGTCGTGGCGGTCCTCCTGCAGCAGGATGCCCGAGCCGTAGATGAC carries:
- a CDS encoding CRTAC1 family protein, which produces MNRPGASVGRALLASALMVLLVPAVVPEGLDAQGPPQFEEVADQAGLHYRDETCGFAWGDYDGDGYLDLFLGHHPVLTEVDQDRDSALMRNNGDGTFTNVIYGSGILLQEDRHDAAWIDFDNDGDLDLWVSVGGRGGGGEGPSQLYRNDGGGQFVDVAPAAGVDYPRGRGRGTAWLDFDSDGDLDLFFTGAKLDEAPNAFFRNEGDGSFTNITDQLGLDPFLGAMSNVAVADYDGDGDQDMFVTGYSTRLYRNNGDGTFTEAPAQAGVRTTGATSAAWGDYDNDGLMDLYVARAGQVPLRDYQEWTPSQVLFVMRLEEADVEDGMDILTVAGTDLSFELQNRIGGITVRNPAYVYIGSEGYQPASTTFTLSGAETSGPPQYVAGEVRGYFIWQSEPGLWHVRCSALEGEAPEACQGIITAPGGIVGVTEVGFEPVTPEYMPDQLFRNLGDGIFEDVTSQAGLGDGRGCYSPTWGDYDNDGFLDLYVQVLGPMEGDEPNLLYRNNGDGTFTNVAASAGVEGTTQGQAWGALWADYDNDGFLDLLANQESWWWPLAKGRYELYHNQGNGNHWFKVELRGVQSNARGHGAKLWLSVGGNTQFREVGDNSHYFQHYAGPVHFGLGSAIVVEELRILWPSGVSQILTDVAADQQITVIEGLDQPTSTPSPTATATATATPTPTATGTATATATATGTATATATHTPTSTATATPTPGPSVTAAVGATVTPTSIPTSAPTVAQTSTGAPTAEPAATATPEPTVTVTPGPGAQEPVYETSLPAVFLRRGGTTFAGE